A single Calypte anna isolate BGI_N300 chromosome 5A, bCalAnn1_v1.p, whole genome shotgun sequence DNA region contains:
- the CCNK gene encoding cyclin-K isoform X3: MKENKENSSPSVNLANLDHTKPCWYWDKKDLAHTPSQLEGLDPATEARYRREGARFIFDVGTRLGLHYDTLATGIIYFHRFYMFHSFKQFPRYVTGACCLFLAGKVEETPKKCKDIIKTARSLLNDVQFGQFGDDPKEEVMVLERILLQTIKFDLQVEHPYQFLLKYAKQLKGDKNKIQKLVQMAWTFVNDSLCTTLSLQWEPEIIAVAVMYLAGRLCKFEIQEWTSKPMYRRWWEQFVQDVPVDVLEDICHQILDLYSQGKQQMPHHTPHQLQQPPSLQSTPQAPTVQQSQQSQSSEQSQAQQQKEAQQAAQQQPQQQQQTQAQQSKKPSPQSSPPRQMKRPAAVSPKEETKAAEPPPPSKIPKIETSHPPIPPAHPPPDRKPPLTTAVSLGEAEQSTTVDSVDMPKVQIPPPAHPAPVHQPPPLPHRPPPPPPTSYITGMSTTNSYMSGEGYQSLQSMMKTEGPTYGPLPPAYGPPTHLPYHPHVYPPNPPPPVPPPPPASFPPPNIPPPTPGYPPPPTYNPNFPPPRLPPTHAVPPHPPPGLGMPPASYPPPTVPPGGQPPVPPPIPPPGMPPVAGLGRATWMR, encoded by the exons ATGaaggagaacaaagaaaatTCCAGCCCTTCTGTGAACTTGGCAAACCTGGACCATACAAAGCCATGTTGGTACTGGGATAAGAAAGACTTGGCACATACCCCATCGCAGCTGGAAGGGCTCGATCCCGCTACTGAGGCACGATACCGCAGGGAGGGGGCCAGATTCATATTCGATGTGGGAACACGTTTAGGGCT ACATTATGATACTCTAGCTActggaataatttatttccatcGGTTTTATATGTTTCATTCCTTCAAACAATTCCCAAGATAT GTGACAGGAGCCTGCTGTCTCTTTCTGGCAGGAAAAGTTGAAGAAACACCTAAGAAATGTAAAGATATAATTAAAACAGCTCGTAGCTTACTAAATGATGTGCAGTTTGGACAGTTTGGAGATGATCCAAAG GAAGAAGTGATGGTCCTTGAAAGAATCTTACTACAGACAATAAAGTTTGATTTGCAAGTGGAACATCCATACCAATTTCTTCTCAAGTATGCTAAACAACTCAAAG gagacaaaaataaaattcagaagcTGGTTCAAATGGCGTGGACGTTTGTCAATGACAG TCTCTGCACTACACTGTCCCTGCAGTGGGAACCTGAGATCATAGCAGTTGCAGTGATGTACTTAGCAGGCCGTTTGTGTAAGTTTGAGATACAGGAATGGACATCAAAGCCAATGTACAGACGATGGTGGGAGCAGTTTGTCCAAGATGTTCCTGTTGATGTTCTGGAAG acatctgTCATCAGATCCTGGATCTATACTcacaaggaaaacaacaaaTGCCTCATCATACTCCTCACCAGTTGCAGCAGCCACCATCTCTTCAATCTACACCCCAGGCACCCACGGTACAGCAGTCACAGCAGTCTCAGAGTTCAGAGCAGTCACAGGCTCAGCAGCAAAAAGAGGCCCAAcaggcagcacagcaacaaccgcaacagcagcaacaaacaCAAGCACAGCAATCTAAAAAGCCTTCTCCGCAGTCAAGTCCTCCTAGACAAATGAAAAGACCGGCA gcTGTATctccaaaagaagaaacaaaggcaGCAG agccaccaccaccatctAAAATACCTAAAATTGAAACTTCACACCCACCAATACCTCCTGCACATCCACCTCCAG accgCAAACCTCCATTGACGACTGCAGTCTcactgggagaagcagagcaatCTACTACTGTGGACTCAGTAGATATGCCAAAGGTCCAGATTCCTCCCCCTGCTCATCCCGCCCCAGTACATCAACCTCCACCTCTGCCGCATCgtcccccacccccaccccccaccagTTATATTACAGGGATGTCTACTACAAATTCTTACATGTCAGGGGAGGGTTATCAAAGTCTTCAGTCAATGATGAAAACAGAAGGACCAACTTATGGACCCTTACCACCAGCCTATGGACCACCAACTCACCTACCTTATCATCCTCATGTCTATCCTCCCAACCCTCCACCACCAGTTCCACCTCCACCCCCTGCTTCATTCCCCCCACCCAATATTCCACCCCCTACTCCTGGATATCCTCCTCCACCCACATACAACCCTAATTTCCCACCTCCAAGACTGCCTCCAACTCATGCAGTACCACCTCATCcacctccagggctgggaaTGCCACCAGCTAGTTACCCCCCACCTACTGTTCCCCCAGGTGGACAGCCACCTGTGCCACCTCCAATCCCACCACCTGGTATGCCACCTGTAGCAGGACTTGGACGTGCTACGTGGATGAGATAG
- the CCNK gene encoding cyclin-K isoform X1, with the protein MKENKENSSPSVNLANLDHTKPCWYWDKKDLAHTPSQLEGLDPATEARYRREGARFIFDVGTRLGLHYDTLATGIIYFHRFYMFHSFKQFPRYVTGACCLFLAGKVEETPKKCKDIIKTARSLLNDVQFGQFGDDPKEEVMVLERILLQTIKFDLQVEHPYQFLLKYAKQLKGKILQGDKNKIQKLVQMAWTFVNDSLCTTLSLQWEPEIIAVAVMYLAGRLCKFEIQEWTSKPMYRRWWEQFVQDVPVDVLEDICHQILDLYSQGKQQMPHHTPHQLQQPPSLQSTPQAPTVQQSQQSQSSEQSQAQQQKEAQQAAQQQPQQQQQTQAQQSKKPSPQSSPPRQMKRPAAVSPKEETKAAEPPPPSKIPKIETSHPPIPPAHPPPDRKPPLTTAVSLGEAEQSTTVDSVDMPKVQIPPPAHPAPVHQPPPLPHRPPPPPPTSYITGMSTTNSYMSGEGYQSLQSMMKTEGPTYGPLPPAYGPPTHLPYHPHVYPPNPPPPVPPPPPASFPPPNIPPPTPGYPPPPTYNPNFPPPRLPPTHAVPPHPPPGLGMPPASYPPPTVPPGGQPPVPPPIPPPGMPPVAGLGRATWMR; encoded by the exons ATGaaggagaacaaagaaaatTCCAGCCCTTCTGTGAACTTGGCAAACCTGGACCATACAAAGCCATGTTGGTACTGGGATAAGAAAGACTTGGCACATACCCCATCGCAGCTGGAAGGGCTCGATCCCGCTACTGAGGCACGATACCGCAGGGAGGGGGCCAGATTCATATTCGATGTGGGAACACGTTTAGGGCT ACATTATGATACTCTAGCTActggaataatttatttccatcGGTTTTATATGTTTCATTCCTTCAAACAATTCCCAAGATAT GTGACAGGAGCCTGCTGTCTCTTTCTGGCAGGAAAAGTTGAAGAAACACCTAAGAAATGTAAAGATATAATTAAAACAGCTCGTAGCTTACTAAATGATGTGCAGTTTGGACAGTTTGGAGATGATCCAAAG GAAGAAGTGATGGTCCTTGAAAGAATCTTACTACAGACAATAAAGTTTGATTTGCAAGTGGAACATCCATACCAATTTCTTCTCAAGTATGCTAAACAACTCAAAGGTAAAATATTACAGG gagacaaaaataaaattcagaagcTGGTTCAAATGGCGTGGACGTTTGTCAATGACAG TCTCTGCACTACACTGTCCCTGCAGTGGGAACCTGAGATCATAGCAGTTGCAGTGATGTACTTAGCAGGCCGTTTGTGTAAGTTTGAGATACAGGAATGGACATCAAAGCCAATGTACAGACGATGGTGGGAGCAGTTTGTCCAAGATGTTCCTGTTGATGTTCTGGAAG acatctgTCATCAGATCCTGGATCTATACTcacaaggaaaacaacaaaTGCCTCATCATACTCCTCACCAGTTGCAGCAGCCACCATCTCTTCAATCTACACCCCAGGCACCCACGGTACAGCAGTCACAGCAGTCTCAGAGTTCAGAGCAGTCACAGGCTCAGCAGCAAAAAGAGGCCCAAcaggcagcacagcaacaaccgcaacagcagcaacaaacaCAAGCACAGCAATCTAAAAAGCCTTCTCCGCAGTCAAGTCCTCCTAGACAAATGAAAAGACCGGCA gcTGTATctccaaaagaagaaacaaaggcaGCAG agccaccaccaccatctAAAATACCTAAAATTGAAACTTCACACCCACCAATACCTCCTGCACATCCACCTCCAG accgCAAACCTCCATTGACGACTGCAGTCTcactgggagaagcagagcaatCTACTACTGTGGACTCAGTAGATATGCCAAAGGTCCAGATTCCTCCCCCTGCTCATCCCGCCCCAGTACATCAACCTCCACCTCTGCCGCATCgtcccccacccccaccccccaccagTTATATTACAGGGATGTCTACTACAAATTCTTACATGTCAGGGGAGGGTTATCAAAGTCTTCAGTCAATGATGAAAACAGAAGGACCAACTTATGGACCCTTACCACCAGCCTATGGACCACCAACTCACCTACCTTATCATCCTCATGTCTATCCTCCCAACCCTCCACCACCAGTTCCACCTCCACCCCCTGCTTCATTCCCCCCACCCAATATTCCACCCCCTACTCCTGGATATCCTCCTCCACCCACATACAACCCTAATTTCCCACCTCCAAGACTGCCTCCAACTCATGCAGTACCACCTCATCcacctccagggctgggaaTGCCACCAGCTAGTTACCCCCCACCTACTGTTCCCCCAGGTGGACAGCCACCTGTGCCACCTCCAATCCCACCACCTGGTATGCCACCTGTAGCAGGACTTGGACGTGCTACGTGGATGAGATAG
- the CCNK gene encoding cyclin-K isoform X2: MKENKENSSPSVNLANLDHTKPCWYWDKKDLAHTPSQLEGLDPATEARYRREGARFIFDVGTRLGLHYDTLATGIIYFHRFYMFHSFKQFPRYVTGACCLFLAGKVEETPKKCKDIIKTARSLLNDVQFGQFGDDPKEEVMVLERILLQTIKFDLQVEHPYQFLLKYAKQLKGDKNKIQKLVQMAWTFVNDSLCTTLSLQWEPEIIAVAVMYLAGRLCKFEIQEWTSKPMYRRWWEQFVQDVPVDVLEDICHQILDLYSQGKQQMPHHTPHQLQQPPSLQSTPQAPTVQQSQQSQSSEQSQAQQQKEAQQAAQQQPQQQQQTQAQQSKKPSPQSSPPRQMKRPAQAVSPKEETKAAEPPPPSKIPKIETSHPPIPPAHPPPDRKPPLTTAVSLGEAEQSTTVDSVDMPKVQIPPPAHPAPVHQPPPLPHRPPPPPPTSYITGMSTTNSYMSGEGYQSLQSMMKTEGPTYGPLPPAYGPPTHLPYHPHVYPPNPPPPVPPPPPASFPPPNIPPPTPGYPPPPTYNPNFPPPRLPPTHAVPPHPPPGLGMPPASYPPPTVPPGGQPPVPPPIPPPGMPPVAGLGRATWMR, from the exons ATGaaggagaacaaagaaaatTCCAGCCCTTCTGTGAACTTGGCAAACCTGGACCATACAAAGCCATGTTGGTACTGGGATAAGAAAGACTTGGCACATACCCCATCGCAGCTGGAAGGGCTCGATCCCGCTACTGAGGCACGATACCGCAGGGAGGGGGCCAGATTCATATTCGATGTGGGAACACGTTTAGGGCT ACATTATGATACTCTAGCTActggaataatttatttccatcGGTTTTATATGTTTCATTCCTTCAAACAATTCCCAAGATAT GTGACAGGAGCCTGCTGTCTCTTTCTGGCAGGAAAAGTTGAAGAAACACCTAAGAAATGTAAAGATATAATTAAAACAGCTCGTAGCTTACTAAATGATGTGCAGTTTGGACAGTTTGGAGATGATCCAAAG GAAGAAGTGATGGTCCTTGAAAGAATCTTACTACAGACAATAAAGTTTGATTTGCAAGTGGAACATCCATACCAATTTCTTCTCAAGTATGCTAAACAACTCAAAG gagacaaaaataaaattcagaagcTGGTTCAAATGGCGTGGACGTTTGTCAATGACAG TCTCTGCACTACACTGTCCCTGCAGTGGGAACCTGAGATCATAGCAGTTGCAGTGATGTACTTAGCAGGCCGTTTGTGTAAGTTTGAGATACAGGAATGGACATCAAAGCCAATGTACAGACGATGGTGGGAGCAGTTTGTCCAAGATGTTCCTGTTGATGTTCTGGAAG acatctgTCATCAGATCCTGGATCTATACTcacaaggaaaacaacaaaTGCCTCATCATACTCCTCACCAGTTGCAGCAGCCACCATCTCTTCAATCTACACCCCAGGCACCCACGGTACAGCAGTCACAGCAGTCTCAGAGTTCAGAGCAGTCACAGGCTCAGCAGCAAAAAGAGGCCCAAcaggcagcacagcaacaaccgcaacagcagcaacaaacaCAAGCACAGCAATCTAAAAAGCCTTCTCCGCAGTCAAGTCCTCCTAGACAAATGAAAAGACCGGCA caggcTGTATctccaaaagaagaaacaaaggcaGCAG agccaccaccaccatctAAAATACCTAAAATTGAAACTTCACACCCACCAATACCTCCTGCACATCCACCTCCAG accgCAAACCTCCATTGACGACTGCAGTCTcactgggagaagcagagcaatCTACTACTGTGGACTCAGTAGATATGCCAAAGGTCCAGATTCCTCCCCCTGCTCATCCCGCCCCAGTACATCAACCTCCACCTCTGCCGCATCgtcccccacccccaccccccaccagTTATATTACAGGGATGTCTACTACAAATTCTTACATGTCAGGGGAGGGTTATCAAAGTCTTCAGTCAATGATGAAAACAGAAGGACCAACTTATGGACCCTTACCACCAGCCTATGGACCACCAACTCACCTACCTTATCATCCTCATGTCTATCCTCCCAACCCTCCACCACCAGTTCCACCTCCACCCCCTGCTTCATTCCCCCCACCCAATATTCCACCCCCTACTCCTGGATATCCTCCTCCACCCACATACAACCCTAATTTCCCACCTCCAAGACTGCCTCCAACTCATGCAGTACCACCTCATCcacctccagggctgggaaTGCCACCAGCTAGTTACCCCCCACCTACTGTTCCCCCAGGTGGACAGCCACCTGTGCCACCTCCAATCCCACCACCTGGTATGCCACCTGTAGCAGGACTTGGACGTGCTACGTGGATGAGATAG